Within Candidatus Eremiobacterota bacterium, the genomic segment GCCGCCTACGCCGCGACGCTGCAGCTTTCCGGCCGCGAGATCGGCGCGACGCTCGACGAGCGGCTTGACCGCGGCCAGATCGAAACGGCGCTGCGTATCACCGTCGCGCAGGCGGTCCCGAAGGGCCAGAAGATGGACCTCGTCGTCGAGAAGGCGACGGAGCTCGGCGCGCACGCGATCGTTCCGGTCCGCAGCGCGCGCGTGATCGGCCACGACACCAGCCCCGCGAAGCTCGAGCGCTGGCGCCGCATCGCGAAATCGGCCGCGCAGCAATCCGGACGCACCCGCGTCCCCGATGTCGCGGACGTTCACGACTGGAGCGCGCTGCTGGCGACCTTCCCGTGCTACGACCGCGTCTACGTTCCGTGGGAGCTGGCCGATCCGGCGCCGCTCCGCGACGTCTTCGAGCACGACCTTGCCGGCGTGCGCGACGTGCTCGTCGTCATCGGTCCCGAAGGCGGCTTTTCAGCAGAAGAAGTTGCGCGCGCCCGCGACGCCGGCGCGCGGGCGATCTCGCTCGGCCGGCGCATCCTGCGCACCGAGACCGCCGCGCTGGTCGTGGTGAGCGCGCTGCTCTACGTCTGCGGCGAGCTCTGAACCGGGCTTCCGCGGTCCAAGCTGGTTGTTACGTTTTGCGCGCTACGTCTGCGACGTTATCGCGCGCGCGTCATTCCGAGGTGACGGAGAGCCCGGCGACGACCTTCCCCGAGACGATGCGGCCGACCGAGGTGTCGGTACTCACGCTCATGATCTGAATCTTGCCGAGTGTCTCGTTCACCGTCAGCATCCGGCC encodes:
- a CDS encoding 16S rRNA (uracil(1498)-N(3))-methyltransferase → MRDRFFVEGVHAVGDRVAFAPDDARKLATVLRKRSGDRVQVVDSGGAAYAATLQLSGREIGATLDERLDRGQIETALRITVAQAVPKGQKMDLVVEKATELGAHAIVPVRSARVIGHDTSPAKLERWRRIAKSAAQQSGRTRVPDVADVHDWSALLATFPCYDRVYVPWELADPAPLRDVFEHDLAGVRDVLVVIGPEGGFSAEEVARARDAGARAISLGRRILRTETAALVVVSALLYVCGEL